The Lolium rigidum isolate FL_2022 chromosome 2, APGP_CSIRO_Lrig_0.1, whole genome shotgun sequence genomic interval acaacactcagtcgtcgtcctcctcggcgctgtcgccgtggtagtggcggcggctacacgtctcgtcgaacaccttgacgctcatgtccctgtcaccaaagtaggagaacacgagcacgaagccggcttggaggcggtggtggcgtgcgaacttctcccagcctatgtggaggtacatcttaccacgcgcgtcgtagatcacatccatgatccaccggtagtagccgcacgcagcctcctgcagatgcagcgtgcccaagcgctcgtcgccggcgacgaagtcgacaaaggtgtccggcagcctctggatgccgcgtgggtcgcccttgaggacgaggacgaactcgaacatcacgggcccctcctcgtccatgtccgacgatgaagacgacagcGTCGCAGGCGACAGCGTGCGTGCACCTCTGCCgtggccacggccacggccgcgaccttggcctcgaccagacatggcgtcgtcttttcagatggtggcggctagggttggggggagaggcgctagggtttgtgtgtgagagggacgatgagaggtgaccctttttataggccgaagGGAGACGGGGGAgctggggagcggtggcgctcattaacggcgacacgaagagcaaggcgcgcGCGACAGGATGGTTCGCTGCGCGTCTACGGAAACTGCACCGCCGTTGCGCTCCAATGactcccgtcgcgaggtaggcgatggttaggttaaaattgaatgagtCGCTGACGCGACGGCCCCGCCAGTCCCCGCAGGCTTCGACTTTTGGAATGTGTggatgacaggcggctcccacgcccaaaatttttagcctcgcgaggcggcggcgcgcccgattcgcgcccttgacgaaggggccagcacggggttgccgacgatTCTATTAGGCTAAAAAATTAGCAGGCGGCGTTTggagcgcgccggtgcgagcctatTTTCACCCCAACTTCTAAAATGCTATCGGGCCGCTATCGgtgacgccggtggagatgctgttAGGCGATAGAActagtattagagcatctccactcgtctccccgaataGGCCCCCGGCTGGCTATTTTTCCATCCGAACGGCGAAAAATGGCTcagccgcgcccccggttcctcgttttccccCCGGATTTGGGCCTTCATCCATCGGgtgagcccacgccaaccccggcctaccggggcgcgctcggggagtccggacgaagcgaaagcgcgcgaaacaccGAGAAAATCTCTCCCGCTCTTTCGCTTCGGCTTCGCCGCAGAGGTGGACATCGGCCGGTCAGTggcacacgcatcgtcttccgtgcacagtaaaggctgccgccggtcagctcgccgcggatgcgtagcatccacgcggcattaaatcgccgggtccagccccgcctaaataatccccgctcgccgcgacgcgtagcACCACGACGAAACCCCAGCCaaacgaaaccctagccgccactccTCCCTCGACGAGATCCATGGCGTTTAACGAGCaagacggcgcggccaacaacggctttccccgccggtcgctccatgcgtgggagggacacctcctctaccaggcggggtacccctgcccgctggacacgaggcctcccggcggcgggtggcggctaagtgcgggtggcgtgccaatcccgccgccgcccagggACACGtcctcgacgccgccatcgaggaggtccgACTGACATTGACTGACATTGTCGGACCAGGAGCGtgccgagccacgccaccaccctgacaactacacggcgtggcaCTCCTATTTCATGCGGCGGTGGGAGcaggagctcgcctcctacgacgacccgccgcctccgcctccgcgcaacaacgccgcgggacgCAAGCGTTGGTGGAGCGTGCCGGGCCGGATGCTTGATGCCTTCATCGAGCACACCGAGGGCGGCAACGCGCCCGTTCTGACGATGCCCCCGCcgtcgagggcatcggccagccgccgccggggaagcaGCTGGCAGCCatagcgcatggctgccagctccttgtcgtccggttcggcgtcgaggtcgacgccgatCTCCAGGTCGGCACCATCATTGGCGCCGATGAAACCGGAGCCGCTTTCCCCACCTCGCAGCGGCGGCGagatcgtcatccgcgagcccttGACGCCACGCGGCCGCCTCCGCCTAGTTCGCACCAAGCGCGAACCAggcacctccggcgagcggaagcgcaagccggtgaaggtggaggaggtccaCGACGCCGAGGACACCGCAATCCTCGAGTCCGTcatggcgaggtccctccaggacctcgtccccaccgacaacgccatgcccctcgaccaggcctgcgcctggtcgagggagcagtaggagaaggaggaggcggagcggcaggctcggctcctcgaggaggccgctcgctaccgccggcctgcgactcctccactTGGTGCCCCCGTCCCCTTCATCGACCTCGAGACGAAGTCCGACGACGAGTGGTACAAGCCCTCGCCGTCCCCGCTGCGCCACGGTGGCCGGTGGGGGGACCCCGGCCAGGGCACCAGCAgccaggcggcgacggcgccgccgcgtttcgacgacgacggctccgacgatgatggcgacgacgacgataaggactacacggtgttctaccgccatttcggcatgtagagcgccgtgttttaatatttaaaaTTGTATTCCtccagccgaattcgaaatatattcGAATTTGGCTGCTATGTATAAACTTcgtcctctatatagtaaatattattaaatttagtctaaattcaattGTTTTTAGTCTTATTTGGTCAAGCtttcgtttttcaaatttagatcgacGTCTTTTCGTGAGATCGCGGCTGAGAAACTGGTCATCTCCACACCAATTTTATGTCTAATCTGGAGGAAATTTATCCCGAATTTCGGGCGTGGGGAGGCCAAACCAGTGAAGATGGTCTTACTCGCAAGTGAAGTGGCAGCTGCGGAGCGTCGAGTGTCTTGTCAAAAGCAGTCGGAGGCGGCCGTAGACCTCTGCCCGCTCGAGAACTACGAATCGCCGATCCGCACCATGGACGCCAACTGGCAGCCCGTGCAGGGGGCCAACCCCCCCGACGGCGTTGACCCGAAAGAAGTCCATATGACCCCCACAACTATTAAGTTTGGGACGCAACACCCCCTTAACTTTAAAGTAGCACACTTAACCCCCTTAACTATCTAATACCAGGTAATTTACCCCCTCAGCTTGTTGTTAGCAGTATTGGAGAGCGGTATGGCTGGCGTGGAGGGTGGTTTTGCTCAGCGAGGCCTCCACCTGTCGTCCGGCTCGATCTCCGTCTGCTTGCACTCGATGGTTTCGAGTGTATGGCGCGGCCACCTTGATGAAGTCACATCGGCGCCGTTAGCAGAGACCATCAGCACCATGAAGATGCGGATGGTCTTGGAGAAGTCGGGATCTCGTGTTTCACGAGCAACGCAGCGTACCAAAGGCCCAGCCGCCAGCGCGTAGGATACCAAAGCCTCGACAGCGATCTGCTTCGCCCTTTCGTGCGCGCCTTCCAGGTCTCTGACGTCAATAGGGAACATGGCGTGGAGCACGAGCGGGAGGCGCCACTGAAGGACGAACCCGGCTGTGCACACGACTAGCATGAACGCCGAGTTCTTTCTGCATGACGGAGATCCGGTCGCCGATGGCAGAACGCACGTTCTGGGCGTCGAGCGCAAGCCTGGCAGCGATGTGCGAGTGGAATATCTGATTGGTTCCGAGTAGAGTATACCTGCATGTATACGACTAGGACCAAGCTAGCTCGTAAACACGGTGAGCTGAATCAATGAAGATCGATCAGGCTAGGCTTGCTCGGAGATTGGCATAAGCCCCGTTGTCCCGTCAGGACATGTCCATCTCGGAGACGGCGACGAGATAGGCTTTGCGGAATGTGGAGAGCCTGTGCGCGATGACAATTGACGAGGGTGGTGCGGCCGATCATCATGGATCATGAAGCAGTCTAGCGCCTCCTGCAGGAGCTTCACGAGCCGTTGGACGTCTCGCTGGACAAAACCGCTCTCCAATACTGCTAACAACAAGCTGAGGGGGTAAATTACCTGGTATTAGATAGTTGAGGGGGTTAAGTGTNNNNNNNNNNNNNNNNNNNNNNNNNNNNNNNNNNNNNNNNNNNNNNNNNNNNNNNNNNNNNNNNNNNNNNNNNNNNNNNNNNNNNNNNNNNNNNNNNNNNAAAAAAAAGTGGCAGCTGCGGAGCGTCGAGTGTCTTGTCAAAAGCAGTCGGAGGCGGCCGTAGACCTCTGCCCGCTCGAGAACTACGAATCGCCGATCCGCACCATGGACGCCAACTGGCAGCCCGTGCAGGGGGCCAACCCCCCCGACGGCGTTGACCcgaacgccgccgccgtcgccggaggcGACTGGCGCGCCCAGCTCCAGCCCGATGCGCGCAGCAGGATCGTCAACAGGATGTAAGGACTCTAATTGATCTGATTTGCTTTCCCGTCCCTCTGATCATGTCAATTCGATCCTGCGCGTGTTCCGGTTAATTTTTTCACCGATCCATCGAAATTGCTTCGATCTAGCCGTATCCGTACCGGCGGCTACAGATTCGTTGTCGATATGCACACGAGGTCCCCGTTTCCGGGCCTCCATGCTTATATCAAGATTTCCTGCCGAGGGACCGCACAGTCCAATTACTTTATCTTAACTAGTAGAACTATGCTGAATAAGTTTGACGcaagttcaccgaggaggaggagctgcagATTTGTCATGGCACAATGCAGTATAACATGCTACCAGTATGCAATTTTTCTCTGTTTTATCGTATAGTTCTCCAAGGTATATTCCTCACATGATCACAAGTCGTGACCAAATCAATTCCGCGCAGCACCTCCTTCCTTGGTCTGAACACAACGGAAATTGCGCCTTGCCTACTGGAGTGTGAGGTAGAATATGATCAGTAATTGGAGATCTAACACAGTTGGCTGCTCTGCCTACTCGTCTCACCTGACATCTCAGATGCCACATTATTCTATTTCACACGGATGAAAGCGGTGCATCCGCCAATTTATTCACATTTTTTTTATACATGTAGATTGGAAACTCTGAGGAGGCATTTGCCAGTATCAGTGCCAGAGGGGTTGAACGAGCTTCAAAGAATTGCTGTGCGATTCGAAGAGAAGATCTATACCGCAGCGACCAGCCAGGTAATTTGACCTATCTTCGCTACGTGTCAGGCTCTCGGCATATCACATGGCGGCTTATGGGCTAATAATAGAGCAAAACTGCCTCCAAATGTTGTACAAGTTTTCTTTACATGCTCTTGGGAACATATCCTGATTTTACTCATGCTTGGTAacaaattcattttttttttctatggtgCCGGGACTTGAACTGGGCTCATGGGTGTGTGAACGCTCGCACTCGAACCATTTGGAGCACATCCCAGTTATTTTAGCATGTTCACACTTAGTATACTTACAAATAGTAAGTTAATGAGCTAGTATGTTTTTAATATTTGTTATGTTACATAAATGATAGAATGGAACACGGATCATGGTCTTGGTTATTATTGACACGGGTTGAATCTTCTAGCGTTCAACCTAGAGTTGCTTCAGTCAAGTACTTTTCCAATTCATGTTTGTATGCCATGCGTCCATGCATCCGACATTGTCATTTAGAAATAGAGCTATCTGCTGTTAAAACGATAGCACTACACAAGGGCAGGGGTAAGCAATGGTATACAACTATTTATCTTAGTTCAGATATCAAACAAGACATTACTCTGTCCTTCTCTCTGTTTGAACGGGCTTCTTTACATGATCTTGGGAACATATCCTGATTTTACTCATGCTTGGTAACAAGTTCAATTTTTTTTCCTGTGGTGCCGGGACTTGAACTGGGCTCATGGGTGTGTAAACGCCTGCACTCAAACCATTTGGAGCACATCCCAGTTATTTTAGCATGTTGGTTCGGGAAAGCGGAAAAAAGCGTCGCTTATGCGCGCTAAAGCGCAATGCGGAGGCCTTCCGCATCGATTGCATAAGCGCTTAAGCAGAAAAAAGCAGAAAAAAGAGGGGAAAAGCGCCGCTTATGCACGCTGAAGCGCTAACCGGAAGGCCACCGCACCGATTACGCATAACGCTTTCTTGAACCTCCATGTTCACATTTAGTATACATACAAATAGTAAGTTAATGAGCTAGTATGTTTTTAATCTTTGTTATGTTACATAAATGATAGAATGGAACACAGATCATGGTCTTGGTTATTATTGACACGGGTTGAATCTTCTAGCGTTCAACCTAGAGTTGCTTCAGTCAAGTACTTTTCCAATTCATGTTTATATGCCATGCGTCCATGCATCCGACATTGTCATTTAGAAATAGAGCTATCTGCTGTTAAAACGATAGCACTACACAAGTCCAGGGGTAAACAATGGTATACAACTATTTATCTTAGTTCGGATATCAAGCAAGACATTACTCTGTCCTTATCTCTGTTTGAACGGGCTTCGTCTTAATTGCACTACTCCGATCccgtaaaaaaattcaaatggaTTTATTCTGGTTGCGGTTTATCATATCATTATGTCTACTTGGAATTTCTGATTGTCTGTCTTATTTGGGGCACACCACTTCCTGTTTGTGTTGGAGTGGTCTTTATCATATTGCTTGACTCATTGTTGCTATCTAGAGTTTGATTTTCTGTTAATATCCCTTATTTGAGGCATGTGCTTTGCTGCTTAGATGACCATTCTTGTACGATTTGTGATTCAAATGTTAAAAGCCGAAGCACCTTCTTGACCATGCTAAGCTGCTAATCAAACCAGAACTGTTGGTTACAAAGCACTATTACTCTATTAGTAATTTGGTATAACACTTTACATTGTTTTCTTTTGTATTACTCAGTCTGATTATTTGCGGAAGGTTTCTCTGAAAATGCTCTCTATGGAGACGAGGACACAACAGGCTCCTGGAAATGCTCAAGTGATTCCAAATCAAAACTACCCTGGTCAAGGTACAGTTAAACTGAATTTGGACATTTTATCATCTTCCCCTAGATggcattttttatttatttcatcaaGTGCTGAGATTATGTGTTTATTGCATTAAATCACCCTCCACCCTCTTTGGCATGATGTATAAGAATTTTGCATCTAGCTATGTATCATGTGTACGTAGTTATTGAACTCGGAGCAGTTATTGTCATGGTAAGGGGCTGCTTGGTTTGTAACCCTGTGCAATCCTGGTTTTGACTGGTTTCTACAGTTTTCTCAAACCAGACAGTTCGCCACGGTTTTGATTTGGTTTGGCTGGTTTAAACTGTTTAGACATGAGGTAACAAGACGGTTCGGTGCGGGCTGGTTACACGGTTTGACTGGTTTGGCACCGTTTCCATCGTTGTCGCTCCAGCTTGAACTCAAATCGCTCCAGCAGCCGACCGAAATCCCTTAGCGGAGAACAGCCAGCAGAGAACTCCAGAGAAGATCCGGTGTTCCTCGCTGGCCATGAGCGGAGAACGACCATCAAAGAACTTGAGAGCAGATCCGCCTCCAGCCCTCCACCTCAGTGGCCATGAACGGAGACTCAAAAGCTGAGAGGTGGCGTGGGGAAACCAGATCTGGCGTTCATCCAACATCCAGGCAACATGGCGGCTGCCACAGGCGTGGGGAACTGGCGGAAGGGCCAGCCAGAGGAGGGGAAGGACTAGCAGTTTCGCACATGGAGGAAGTGTCGAGAGAGACGAAGGAAGAGTCGATGTGGGATTCACACATGGAGGAGTACTGTTTTAGGACGGTTTGGTCGGTTTGGCTTCGTCCAACCCGTCTCAGCCAACCCGTGATTTTCTTGGACGGTTTGATTACGTAAACCAACTTAACCCGGCACAAACCAGTCGTATGGTGCGGTGCGGGCTGCTGGTTTCAGCAGTTTCGGACCAAACCATGCCCGGGGTGATTGGTTTGAGACTAATTTTGCCTAAGGTTGCCACGCCTAAGGTTAGGCAAGTTTGATCAACTTAGGTGGGTGTTTTGGTTCAAGCGACACCTTTGGCAAGATTTCTTTTCCAACTAGTTGATCCCACATGTCATAGACTTATAAAGTGAGGCAAGATTCCCTTGACATGCCAACTTGTGGATCCCATTTTGTTGAACTAGCCTTAGACAAGTTTGGCAAGAAATGTGCGACAAAGTGTGGCATTGCTAGGCCTATACCAATAGCACGTGCGTCAGTTCAGTGGCCAGAACGCTGAACCCAATAACCCGTGCCTCAGTTCAGTGGCCAGACCGCTGGTTCAGCGGTCCAACCTGCTGGTCTTTCAGATTGTATGGTTGTAACAATGTTAAGTACGCAATAGTAAGTTTTCACATGTACTTTCTTTATAGATCCATTGTATCTCATACTTGTCTACGCCTTCTTTTTATCACTGTTGTTATGTCTATCTTTGTTGTGGCCTTACTTTTCATGTGCAGTTTAAACTTGACCTGCATACAAGACTCATTGTtaaccttaattttctcaagactGGCGTATGTTTGTTCTTAGACTGGATAATCATTGTCCTGTCTTCATGATTTCAGGATGACCTAGACGATCATGTTGATGTTACAAACTTATGTCTCCAGGTTTATATTTCAAACCCTTCTTTCCATGCCTTATCCTTAGACCTCGGAAGTAAAGTTCCATCGCTGTTTGTTAATGTACTAATAGTTTCAAGTTTCGCACGAAGTCAATTTTGACACAAAACTCTTCTCATTCAGCGTGTGCAAAAGAGGCTTGCAGTTCTGATCAAGCGCACCAAGGGTGGCTGCTCCTGCATGTCCCTGCTGTTATCTGTCGTCCCTATAGTGATTATTGTGGTTATTGTATGGATTCTCATGAAGTATCTGTAACCCCTTCCCAACTGAAATCAGTTTAAGATGTACAGAATTTCAAAGATAGTATGATTACTTTCATTTGGCCTCTGTTTTCTCGAGAGTTAGCAAATATGGCAAATATGTATGTGCCACTTTGCGAGTTCGAATTGGGAAGTTCAGAATTTTTATGTCTGGTATATAAGTCTTCTTCTTCGCTAATGCTTTGCTGTTCTGGGTTACAGCGAGTGCGTGTTACCCCTTCGATTGGGAGTGGTCTACATAATTAAGGACCATCGACCCCAGTATCCAGGATTGAGAATATGTCGGGGTTGAAAGTTAACTTCGACAAGAGTAAGGCCATTGTAGTGGGGACTACAGACCAGGATCGGATTCGGTACGCCAATCTCCTCAACTGCAGGCTGGGAAAGTTCCCTATTTCTTACCTGGGGCTGCCTGTTAGTGACAAGACCCTCCGGACTTCAGACTGGGACTTTCTGACCGGAAGAGTGGGTCACAGGGTGCATCCGTGGCAAGGGCTTTACCTTGCTTCTGCGGGTAGGCTAGAACTTACGAATTCCTGCTTGTCGAGCCTCCCTATGTTTGCAATGAGTATGCACATGTTGTTTGATGCGACAACGACATCTTCGGGCCGGGTATACCCAAGAAAGGGTCGCAATTCTGGAATGCTATGCAGAAACTTAAATGGTACTTCAAGCTCGGAGCTAAACACCAGGTGCGGAGTGGGCGACGCACCTATTTTTGACTGGACTGGTGGTCTTGGCGATCACCGCTGCGCGATAGATACCCCAACCTGTTTGGTTGCTGCTCCCTCCCCTTCTTGACGGTGCACTCGGCCCGCGATGGGGAGGGCTGGCGTATTCATTTCCGTAGGCAGTTCAGCATGGTCGAGATGGTGGAATGGGATAACCTGACCAGAGAGATTGAGGGGTTTGCGCCCTCTGAGGAGGTGGACGGGGTTTCCTGGAGTTTGGAGGCCTCTGGCGCGTATTCGGCCCGTTCCCTTTATGTCCGTCTATCGCAGGGGGCGGCGGTGACGCACTTTAAGGAGGTTTGGAGTCTGTGAGTGCCGCCGAGGATCAAGATCTTCCTCTGGCAGCTGATCAGAGGTCGGTTACCTAGTGCGGAGCAGATTGCCAAGCGGCATGGCCCAAGCAATGGGGATtgtggcctttgtggcgaggttgAGGATTGCAACCATATCTTCTTTGGGTGCTCACTTACCAGATTTATGTGGGCAGCGATCAGGGAGATCCTGCATTGTGAATGGAACCCGGCAGGGGCCGGCGAGTTCTTAGCGATCGCTCAGGGTCTTTCCGACCGCTATCGTAGACTTGTTTGGTTTGCTTTCGCTGCGCAATGTTGGGCCCTCTGGAACGTTAGG includes:
- the LOC124691436 gene encoding mediator of RNA polymerase II transcription subunit 15a-like, encoding MDANWQPVQGANPPDGVDPNAAAVAGGDWRAQLQPDARSRIVNRILETLRRHLPVSVPEGLNELQRIAVRFEEKIYTAATSQSDYLRKVSLKMLSMETRTQQAPGNAQVIPNQNYPGQG